One Brassica oleracea var. oleracea cultivar TO1000 chromosome C7, BOL, whole genome shotgun sequence genomic window carries:
- the LOC106305406 gene encoding B3 domain-containing transcription factor LEC2-like — translation MDNFLPFSSSNANSVQELSMDLNKNRSHFSMAQPQHLLPPYSYVACPVLDQTGAMNHQPLHSSDAFPQIPVVQTGGEFGYLVCKPGVRQERGGFLDPHSTKMARINRKKAMIRSRNNSYLNSSSNELVDSRRQVALTMKNNAEIAARKDFYRFSSFDNKKLRVLLVKHLKNSDVGSLGRIVLPKREAEGNLPELSDKEGMVLQMRDVDSVQSWSFKYKYWSNNKSRMYVLENTGEFVKKNGVLMGDYLTIYEDESKNLYFSIRKHPHKQNDGREDESMEVIEMNFYEDIMFDYIPNGEDDSIAMLLGNLNEHYPYPNDIMDLTVDLDQHQQATSSSPPADHMSSNDFLW, via the exons ATGGATAACTTCTTGCCCTTTTCCTCTTCTAACGCAAACTCTGTCCAAGAACTCTCCATGGATCTTAACAAGAATCGCTCGCACTTCTCCATGGCGCAGCCTCAGCACTTGTTGCCGCCTTACTCGTACGTTGCATGTCCGGTACTTGATCAGACGGGGGCCATGAATCATCAGCCTCTTCACTCATCGGATGCTTTTCCTCAGATCCCGGTTGTGCAAACCGGAGGTGAATTCGGCTATTTGGTTTGTAAGCCCGGTGTGAGGCAGGAAAGAGGTGGATTTCTTGATCCACACTCGACTAAGATGGCTAGGATCAACAGGAAGAAGGCGATGATAAGATCAAGAAACAACTCTTACCTTAATTCTAGTTCGAATGAGTTGGTTGATTCAAGGAGACAAGTGGCTCTTACCATGAAAAATAATGCCGAGATTGCTGCTAGAAAAGATTTTTATCGATTCTCCTCATTCGATAACAAG AAACTTAGGGTTTTGTTGGTGAAGCACTTGAAGAACAGCGATGTTGGGTCACTTGGGAGGATTGTTCTACCAAAG AGAGAAGCAGAAGGAAATCTTCCGGAGCTATCTGATAAAGAAGGAATGGTATTACAGATGAGAGATGTTGACTCTGTGCAGTCTTGGTCTTTCAAATACAA GTACTGGTCCAATAACAAGAGCAGAATGTATGTCCTCGAAAACACAG GAGAATTTGTGAAGAAAAATGGAGTATTGATGGGAGACTATCTAACAATCTACGAGGACGAAAGCAAGAATCTC TACTTCTCCATCAGAAAGCACCCACACAAACAAAATGATGGAAGAGAGGATGAGTCAATGGAAGTCATCGAGATGAACTTCTATGAAGATATAATGTTTGATTACATACCAAATGGTGAAGACGATTCCATTGCAATGCTCCTCGGAAATCTAAACGAGCACTATCCCTACCCAAATGATATTATGGATCTCACTGTCGATCTTGATCAGCATCAGCAAGCCACCTCCTCGTCGCCACCTGCTGATCACATGAGCTCGAACGATTTCTTATGGTGA